Genomic DNA from Flavobacterium sp. N502540:
CAAAATCGAATTTTAAAATTCGGTCTGCATACTTAAAATAGGCATCGTCATGAGTTACTGCAATTATTGTTTTTCCTTCTTTCTTTAGTTTGGGTACTAAATTTTCATAAAAATATTTTCTAAAATGCGGGTCCTGATCTGCTGCCCATTCGTCTAGAACCAAAATTGGTTTGTTTTCCAGAAGTGCAAAAATTAATGACATTCTTTTACTTTGCCCTTTCGAAAAACTTCTTCTGGCAGAATTCTCTTCGTCATCTGTAACTATTTTGTCCAACTCCATTATTTTTAATAACTCTTTGTATTTCTCGTTGTCTTTTAAGCTGTAGTCATCATAATTCTGAGAAAAAATATGATTGTCTGTAAATACTGCCGAAATTAGATTTTGAAGCTGCTGAGGATTATCTATTACTGTGTCATTTAAAACAATATCTCCTGCTGAAGATTGGTATAATCCAGTCAGGGTATTTATAAAAGTACTTTTTCCGCTTCCGTTTCCACCAACGATAAAAACAGTTTCTCCTTTGTTGATCGAAAGATTAATTGGCCCCAAACTAAAACTTTTCTCTGTGACCCCGGATCCAAACCCAAACTGCATATTTTTAAATTCTAATGAATCGAACTCAACCGAATCTCTAACATTATTATTCTCAACATTTTCATTTTTAAAATCTTCCAGGAATGTTATAATTCTATTATTTGCTACCATAAATCTGGTATAAACATTCTGCATATTGATAAGATTATTAATAGGTCCACTGATAAATAATAAAATAACAACATATGAAATCACATCATCTCTTTTAAGCAAATCCAGCTCAGGTAATACAAACAGAATTACACCAATAACAAGATACAAACCATATTGACTGATCAGATTAATCGATAAAAAAGTATAGTTCACCTTAAAATCAAGTTCTTTTGCATGTTCTCTATTTATAACTAAATGATTGTTCATCAAATTGAATCTTCTCTGAAAATTAATTTTCAGCTCCTTAAATCCCTTGATTACATCATGAACATACTTATAATAATACTCATTATATTTTCTTAGTTCCACTACTTTCTTAGACATCGCATTAATAACCAGAAAATATATACCGGCAATAAGCATCATAATAATGATAATAACAGTCGCTGAATAGACGGACAGGCTAAATAAATAAATGGTACAGAACACAAGCATCAACAAAGAATTAATGGTGTGCGTTATTACTTCCGGCAAAGAGGAGAAGGTTCTCAGATCCTCGATTACTGTATAAAAACGCTGCACTCCCATTTTTTCCAACGTTATCAGCGGAGTATCCAATATTTTGCCAAATATCTTTTTTTCATTATTGTATAACATATCATAAGAGTGCTTGTTAAGCTTCTTCTGAAAAATAATATTTAACAAATAGGTATAAATCACAAACGATGCAAAAACGATTCCCATGTAAGTCGTTAAAAACTCCTGTTTACCAGAAACCACGTTGTTGATAATATACAAGATTCCGAAACTCAAGATCGTATTGGGTACAGAGTAAAGAATTAGAAAAAGAATTTCTTTTATTGAGGTTTTAAGCATAATTAATTGCTGCTTTTTTGAGTTTGACTTCTGAAATAATTGGTAAAAAAATCGATATGATTAAAAATAAAAAAGTGGTTTCCTTTCAAACGTGTTAAGGTAACCGGACCATTGGTTTCATCGCGCCACCCAATGATTTCTTCTTCTGTAATTTGTTCTTCTGAGCCATAGAAAACATCAATTGGTACTGAAAGTTTTTCTTTCTTAACATAGTTATAATTTTCGATGGCAGTAAAATCGGCTTTCAAAATTGGCGTATAAAACTCGATTAATTCTTTGTAATTCATTAAGTCGTCAGGGACGCCGCCTAATTTTACAACTTCTTCCCAAAATAAATTATCTGATAAATGAGAAAGCTGACTCTCTCTCTTTATTGCCGGGGGCTTCTTACCGCTTATTACTAATTTAACCGGTAACAACAATCCTAATTCTTGTATTCTTTGACAAATCATATACCCTATGAGGGCTCCCATGCTGTGTCCGTAAATTATATATTCCTGGCACTCCTCTATTTTGTTTATCACTTTTGGAAGTAAATCTTCAATGAGTGAATCTATATTAAGTTGTAATGCCTCATTTAGTCTCATACCTCTGCCCGGATATTCAATAACATTAAAATGTGCCAGATTTTGAGAAAATTCTTTGAAAGAATACTTATTGCCTCCTGCAAAGGAGAATGTTAAAATTTTCATTTTTTTTATTTATCAGTTGTAGCTATTCTTTTTTAATAATGTCTGTATAAAAATGAAAATCATTTATCAGATAAAGTGATTTAAAATAGTAACCCTCTATAAAGAAGATATTAAACTTGATGTGTTATTGGTTAGTTTTTCTTCTAAATCAATTAAACAATTAAAAAGATCATCAAATGAATTGATTACAAAATATTCATTTTGCAATTCGAAACTATTGAACGTCGTCTTAAAAATATGATCAATATCAAATGGATACTTTGGTGTATTTGGATCATTCACTTTTACCATTTCTTCTGCAGATGTTATTACAGCTCCTCCATAAAATTTAAATACTCCATCTTCATTGATTAAACCCGTTTCATATGTAAACCAATAAATTCTGCTTAGCAAAACCATTGCCTCCTCATTTTCAATATATTTAGTTGCAATTGAACTAAATACGGTAAGAAACTCTACAAATTTTTCGTTTGTTAACAATGGCAGATGTCCGCATACATCATGAAAAATATCGGGTTGTTCGCTAAAATCAATTTCGAAAGGTTTTCTAATTGCAGCGGTTACCGGATATATTTTTTGGGTTAACATTTCAAAAAAATCAATTGGAGGAAGTAGCCCGGATACAGGTAAAAGAGTCCATCCCGAAATATTTTTCAAACGATCACTCACGTCTTCGATTCTTTCAATTTTTGTTTTACTAAGTTCTAATTTTGTAAATCCGTCAAGATATTCTTTGCATACTAACTTATTATGCAGTTCTTCTTGTCTTTTGTACAGTAATGCCCAGGTATGGTGATCTTCAGCCAAATATCCTTCGTAATTTTGATCGATAACGTAATCTTTAATTTTCATAGTATTTTTTTTAAAATTTTAATTTGAGCCTTACTTTTAATTGGATATGTTGTTTATTAAATGATGTTAATTAGGTTTTAAACAACGGTGTTTTTAGGAGAAAAACTTCCCTAATTTTATTTCAATTTGAACATCGAAATCGTATGGTATGCATCAGGGCCTGTGTTTTTTACACCTGGGAAAGTGTCATAATTTACCACTAATAAATTCCCTTTGTAGATAATCGTTTCACAGGGATTGTCCAGCTGACCGTCTGCACCATCTGAATTATCATTTTCCCATATTAATGATATTGTATTTGTATTTAAGTCCAATTGATGAACACTATTGTTATCATAATTGGCAATAAAAATCGAATTCCTCGTTTCATCATAGAAAAAACCATCACAGCACTTTAATTTATCCGAATCAAATACTACTTCTTTTGATTTTACTTTACCGTCTTTAGTTAGTGTAAATTTTGTAATTACTCCATCTCCAAAATTTCCAGCATACAAATTGCCTTTTTTGTCGAATGCAATTCCATCGATTCCTATTGTTCTTTTTGTCACTTCGGGTTTTAATGTAAATGAACTTAGCAGGTAATCTTTTTTATTTTCAGGGGTTAGAATTATCTTCTTTTTATTTAATTCTTTTAAGGAAAAACTATAAATTCCACTCATCCTTCTGTCTGCAAACAAAGCATCAGTTATATACGCTCTCCCATTATACCATCTTATGGCTTCCCCAAAATTTAAGCCTTCCAATACAACTTCTGCATGTTTAGGTTTTCCGTTTTCAACAACAATTCTTATCAATCTGGAAAAGTTTTCCTTTTCTGCAAAAAACTGGTTATCGACTACATATAAATTGCCGTCCGGGCCAAACTCCATTCCCATTGGATGTACTCTGTTTGTAATAGGATGAAGCGGCAATTTATCGAACCATGTTACGGGTTGATCATTTTTATCAAAAGTCAAAATTTTACTGCCATGTACTTCAAACGTGGTAGGGTTCGTAATCGATAAAAAAAGATTTCCTTTCTTATCTATTGCCATTCCGTCCGGAGTTGCACAACTTTCACCTAAATCTGCAAATAATGTTGGTTTTATTGTATTTGCATGATCCTTATAAATAATCTTCTCCCCTTTTTCCTGTGCCAATAGAATTAGAGAATTTACTATTAAAACTATTGTAATTACATTTCTAAATTTTAAATCCATTATATTTTTATTTATTTAATGATACCTTGTTTTATATTGCTGCAGCGAGCTGATTAATGTATTCTGCCAAAATTTCGTGACTCATACTCTCGGAGAAAAATGCCTGATCATAATCAAGAACAATACTCACCTGATCTTCATCATTTGGATTTATACCAACCCTGACATTAAGTGGATAATGATAATAATCAATAGAGAACTCATTAATTAATGTTGGGAAATCTTCTGTTATTTGTGGTGTATCAGTATTTTTCGAGTTATGAAAATGTGTAAAATTGAAGCTTATAAAGCTATGATCCGAAGCGAGCTTTTCTTTTATTACCTGTGCGGAAAATTTAGAAAACTCATCCATTTTATTTAGCTTATTCTGGATGCTTTTATTATCTAAAGATGATGCTGAATCAACGCAAAACGGCAAAATATTCCAGAACAGTCCTATGGCATTCAACCCATTAACAAGATCGTCGGATCTACCGTTAAGCACCACTCCAACTGATAAATTTTTAGTATTCAAAAATTTTCTGAAAGTTTCAATACAGGATTTAAAATAAATCGCTTTGAGAGAAGTTTTATCGGTCAATACCTGTTCTCTAATTTTTTGCAGTACTTCTTTAGGCACAGTCATACTATTTGTCGAATATCCTGCTAAAGTATCTGTGTTTTCTTCCAACTTAAAGGGTTTCCAGTTTTGCAGTTCATTGTGCCAGAAATCAATTGCATCCTTAGATTTTGTTACCTTATTACTTAAAATTACATGCTCAATCGAGGCATTTGGCGATACCGTAAAATCTACCGTTCTGTCAGCTTTAAAACTCATATAAAAATCCAACAATTCTTTTTTGAATACTGCTCCTCCCCAACCATCTAATAGTGCATGATGAGCTGAAAACATTAATTCAAAAGAATCTTCTGCAAGTTTGAATATTCTAAATCGTGATGCTAAAGTTTGTGTGTCATTAATTTTAAATTGAGCCTCAATATCTTCTCTTATGGTATTTTTGATAAATACGCGCTGCTCTGCTTCTGAAAGATCAGAAAGATCTTTTTCTATACTATTTGCTGTTTGATTTTTTTTAACCAATTGGCAAATAGTACCATTGTCTGTTCTTATAAAACCCGAACGTAAAGCATAGTGTTTTTTCTGAATCGCGTCTATAGCACTTTTTAAAGCATTTAATGAAAAAGAATTATCGGTAAAAGTCCAGGAGAATAATGGATGGTAAATTCCTTTACGGATAACATCCTTTTCATATTCCTCGATAAGAATTCTCTGCATGTCGGAAACCTGAAAGATATCTTCGATGTCCACATCTGAATTAAGCAGCTGTAAGCTCTCTACAGTAAACCCTTTGTAAGTTAAATCGACAGGTGTGATATTTTTGCTTTCATCTGTTGATAGCTTTAAAATTAATTCGTTCAGATTTTCTTTAAATTTTGCGAGCAAATTTGCTATGGTTTCTTCTATATACTGCTCATTGCTGTAATCAATTGAAAGTTCCAAGCATCCGTTTACAACCATTCCCGAAACATCCATAAGAGACTCTCTTTCCATGGTTTTAGGGAACGGCATCCCATGATGATCTCCTGAAAAATCAAACAAATTTTCTCCATTATTACCTTGAACTCCTGAACCAAAATCACCAAAATAATTGAATGTAATTTGTGGCTCCAACTCATACTTTTTACCAGAAATGTGCTTCAGAACACCATATCCTAAACCTTTGTTAGGTATGCGATGCAAATATTCTTTCACTTGTATAAGTTGACGAATTTTATCTTCTTTGTAGGAAACATCCAAAACAATTGGAAACATTGTTGTAAACCAGCCAACAGTTCGAGATACATCCATGTTTGCGCCTATGTACTCGCGACCATGTCCTTCCAGATTAATTGAAACCGTGTTTAAGTTAAATAAATCACTCATAGCGGCCGCAAAGCTGGTTATTAAGATATCATTTACATTTGTATTATAGGTCTTGGAACATTTTGTGAGCAAAGCCTGAGTAGTTGTTTCATCTAATTTAAATGAAAGTGTAGTTGTATTTTCATAGGTGTTACTTCCATTTTCAATATCCATAGGTAATTTATGAACCTGTATGGATTCCTGTAATGACCAGTATTTTTCTTCCTCTTTTAGTATCTCACTATTAGAATATTCTACTTGCTTCTCCATCCAAAATTTAAATGAGTCTGTTTTAGCCGGCAGAGATAAACTTACGTTTCTTAAACATTGCTCATAAAGCGCAGAAAAATCTTCAAAGAGTACTCGCCATGAAACCGCATCTATAATAAGATGATGTGCTATCATCAAAAGTCGGTCACATTCTTTATTGCGAAATAAACAAACTCTAAACAAAGGGCCTTTTTCTAAATCAAAACCAGATTGTAAGCGATCACAATGTTCTAAAAATTCATTTTCATCTTCAATATTAATTACATCTACCGGACATCCCTGATCGAAACCTTTGTTGATTTGAGAATATCCATTTGCATTTGCAGGATAATGCATTCTAAGCGCATCATGATGCTCAAAAATCTTGTCAAAAACTTCTTT
This window encodes:
- a CDS encoding cyclic peptide export ABC transporter; this encodes MLKTSIKEILFLILYSVPNTILSFGILYIINNVVSGKQEFLTTYMGIVFASFVIYTYLLNIIFQKKLNKHSYDMLYNNEKKIFGKILDTPLITLEKMGVQRFYTVIEDLRTFSSLPEVITHTINSLLMLVFCTIYLFSLSVYSATVIIIIMMLIAGIYFLVINAMSKKVVELRKYNEYYYKYVHDVIKGFKELKINFQRRFNLMNNHLVINREHAKELDFKVNYTFLSINLISQYGLYLVIGVILFVLPELDLLKRDDVISYVVILLFISGPINNLINMQNVYTRFMVANNRIITFLEDFKNENVENNNVRDSVEFDSLEFKNMQFGFGSGVTEKSFSLGPINLSINKGETVFIVGGNGSGKSTFINTLTGLYQSSAGDIVLNDTVIDNPQQLQNLISAVFTDNHIFSQNYDDYSLKDNEKYKELLKIMELDKIVTDDEENSARRSFSKGQSKRMSLIFALLENKPILVLDEWAADQDPHFRKYFYENLVPKLKKEGKTIIAVTHDDAYFKYADRILKFDFGQIIKDTNINASKELAQDALWY
- a CDS encoding SMP-30/gluconolactonase/LRE family protein gives rise to the protein MDLKFRNVITIVLIVNSLILLAQEKGEKIIYKDHANTIKPTLFADLGESCATPDGMAIDKKGNLFLSITNPTTFEVHGSKILTFDKNDQPVTWFDKLPLHPITNRVHPMGMEFGPDGNLYVVDNQFFAEKENFSRLIRIVVENGKPKHAEVVLEGLNFGEAIRWYNGRAYITDALFADRRMSGIYSFSLKELNKKKIILTPENKKDYLLSSFTLKPEVTKRTIGIDGIAFDKKGNLYAGNFGDGVITKFTLTKDGKVKSKEVVFDSDKLKCCDGFFYDETRNSIFIANYDNNSVHQLDLNTNTISLIWENDNSDGADGQLDNPCETIIYKGNLLVVNYDTFPGVKNTGPDAYHTISMFKLK
- a CDS encoding thioesterase II family protein; this encodes MKILTFSFAGGNKYSFKEFSQNLAHFNVIEYPGRGMRLNEALQLNIDSLIEDLLPKVINKIEECQEYIIYGHSMGALIGYMICQRIQELGLLLPVKLVISGKKPPAIKRESQLSHLSDNLFWEEVVKLGGVPDDLMNYKELIEFYTPILKADFTAIENYNYVKKEKLSVPIDVFYGSEEQITEEEIIGWRDETNGPVTLTRLKGNHFFIFNHIDFFTNYFRSQTQKSSN